A genomic segment from Ciconia boyciana chromosome 5, ASM3463844v1, whole genome shotgun sequence encodes:
- the GUF1 gene encoding translation factor GUF1, mitochondrial isoform X1, with translation MALAGRTAMWWARLRSPCPAAAPLCLPPWVPAGPVACERLYSSRGKEKLDMSTYPVESIRNFSIIAHVDHGKSTLADRLLEITGTIAKTDRNKQVLDKLQVERERGITVKAQSASLFYSHEGVNYLLNLIDTPGHVDFSYEVSRSLSACQGVILVVDANEGIQAQTVANFYLAFEAQLAIIPVINKIDLKNADPERVEKQIEKLFDIPIDECVRISAKQGTNVEKVLQKVIEKIPPPHCNTADPLKALVFDSTFDHYRGVIANIALFGGEIQKGHKIVSAHTKKRYEVNEVGILTPNEQPTHKLFQKLAPHGSSGKKIRYAGQVGYLVAGMKEVTEAQIGDTLFSYKQPVEPLPGFKSAKPMVFAGMYPVDQTEYNNLKSALERLTLNDSSVTVHRDSSLALGAGWRLGFLGLLHMEVFNQRLEQEYNMSVILTAPTVPYKAILSSAKLIKEYGKAEITIINPAQFPDKLSVSEYLEPTVLGTIVTPHEYIGKIIALCQDRRAVQKDMLYIDEHRVMLKYLFPLNEIVVDFYDALKSLSSGYASFDYEDAGYQAADLIKMDILLNGNPVEELATIIHNDKAYATGKFLCERLKDAIPRQLFEIAIQAAIGKKIIARETLKAYRKNVVAKCYGGDITRRMKLLKRQAEGKKLMRKIGNVEVPRDAFIRVLKRQTDK, from the exons ATGGCTCTCGCTGGCAGGACGGCGATGTGGTGGGCCCGGCTGCGgagcccctgccccgctgccgccccgctcTGCCTTCCGCCCTGGGTGCCCGCGGGGCCCGTGGCGTGCGAGCGGCTGTACAGCTCCCGCGGCAAG gaaaaattagATATGTCGACATATCCTGTGGAAAGTATTAGAAACTTCAGTATTATAGCTCATGTAGATCATGGCAAAAGTACACTAGCAGACAGATTGTTAGAAATTACAG gaACAATTGCTAAAACTGACCGTAATAAGCAAGTGCTGGATAAACTGCAAGTGGAACGCGAAAGAGGAATTACAGTTAAAGCGCAGTCTGCATCTCTCTTTTACAGTCATGAAGGAGTAAACTACCTCTTAAATCTTATTGACACGCCA ggcCACGTAGATTTCAGCTATGAAGTATCACGGTCGCTGTCTGCCTGTCAAGGTGTCATACTTGTAGTGGATGCAAATGAG GGTATTCAGGCTCAGACAGTGGCAAACTTCTATCTTGCTTTTGAAGCACAGCTTGCAATAATTCCTGTCATAAATAAG atcGACTTGAAGAATGCAGACCCTGAAAGAGttgaaaaacaaattgagaAGCTGTTTGATATCCCTATAGATGAATGTGTAAGG ATTTCTGCTAAACAAGGAACAAATGTTGAAAAAGTTCTTCAAAAGGTCATTGAGAAGATTCCACC GCCCCACTGTAATACTGCTGATCCATTGAAAGCCTTAGTATTTGACTCCACCTTTGACCACTACCGAGGCGTCATAGCTAACATTGCACTCTTTGGTGGGGAGATTCAGAAAGGGCATAAAATTGTATCtgcacacacaaagaaaagataCGAAGTAAATGAAGTCGGAATTCTGACTCCAAATGAGCAGCCAACGCATAAACT CTTCCAGAAACTGGCTCCTCATGGCAGCAGTGGGAAGAAAATCAG ATATGCTGGACAGGTGGGCTACCTGGTTGCTGGAATGAAAGAAGTAACAGAAGCCCAAATAGGAGACACACTGTTTTCATATAAACAGCCAGTGGAGCCTTTGCCTGGCTTTAAGTCAGCGAAGCCAATGGTTTTTGCAG GAATGTATCCTGTAGATCAAACAGAATATAATAATCTCAAAAGTGCTTTGGAAAGGCTGACATTGAATGACTCCAGTGTAACTGTTCATCGTGACAGTAGCCTTGCCTTAGGAGCTGGATGGAG gttggGTTTCCTTGGTCTTTTACATATGGAAGTTTTTAATCAACGTTTGGAGCAAGAGTATAACATGTCTGTTATTTTAACTGCACCTACGGTTCCTTATAAAGCTATTCTTTCCTCAGCAAAGTTGATAAAG gagTATGGTAAAGCGGAGATTACTATTATCAACCCTGCTCAGTTTCCTGATAAACTTTCAGTATCTGAATATTTGGAGCCAACTGTTCTTGGTACTATTGTAACACCTCATGAATATATTgggaaaataattgctttgtgTCAG GATCGTAGGGCAGTCCAGAAGGATATGTTGTACATTGATGAACACAGGGTTATGCTAAAGTACCTGTTCCCACTGAATGAAATTGTGGTGGATTTTTATGATGCTCTTAAGTCCCTGTCTTCTGGTTATGCAAG TTTTGATTATGAAGATGCAGGATACCAGGCAGCAGACCTTATCAAAATGGATATTCTTCTAAATGGAAATCCAGTTGAAGAACTGGCAACAATCATACACAA tgataAAGCATATGCTACTGGTAAATTCCTGTGTGAACGTTTAAAAGATGCTATACCTAGACAGTTGTTTGAAATAGCCATCCAGGCTGCTATtggcaagaaaataattgcaagaGAAAC gctGAAAGCTTACAGAAAAAATGTTGTGGCAAAATGT tATGGAGGAGACATTACAAGAAGAATGAAGCTTTTAAAGAGGcaggcagaagggaagaagttGATGAGAAAAATTGGCAATGTGGAAGTACCAAGAGATGCCTTTATTCGTGTTTTAAAGAGACAAACTGACAAATAG
- the GNPDA2 gene encoding glucosamine-6-phosphate deaminase 2 codes for MRLVILEDYDQASEWAAKYICNRIIQFKPSQGRYFTLGLPTGSTPLGCYKKLIEYHRNGDLSFKYVKTFNMDEYVGLPRSHPESYHSYMWNNFFKHIDIDPNNAHILDGNAPDLQAECDAFEKKIEEAGGIDLFVGGIGPDGHIAFNEPGSSLSSRTRLKTLAMDTILANAKYFDGDLSKVPTMALTVGVGTVMDAREVMILITGAHKAFALYKAIEEGVNHMWTVSAFQQHPRTIFVCDEDATLELRVKTVKYFKGLMHVHNKLVDPLYSMKEN; via the exons ATGAGGCTAGTAATTCTTGAAGATTATGATCAGGCTAGTGAATGGGCAGCAAAATACATCTGTAATCGTATTATCCAATTCAAGCCAAGTCAAGGAAGGTATTTCACGCTTGGTCTACCAACAG GGAGTACACCTTTGGGATGCTACAAAAAGCTGATAGAATATCACAGGAATGGAGATCTCTCTTTCAAATATGTAAAGACTTTCAACATGGATGAATATGTAG GGCTTCCCAGAAGTCATCCAGAGAGCTATCATTCCTATATGTGGAATAACTTCTTTAAACATATTGACATAGATCCAAATAATGCTCATATCCTTGATGGGAATGCTCCAGACTTACAGGCAGAATGTgatgcatttgaaaagaaaattgaagaaGCAGGGGGGATTGATCTGTTTGTTGGAG GCATTGGTCCAGATGGCCACATTGCATTCAATGAACCCGGATCAAGTTTGTCTTCAAGAACAAGACTAAAGACTTTAGCAATGGACACCATTTTGGCAAATGCTAAATACTTTGATGGAGACTTATCTAAAGTACCAACTATGGCGCTAACAGTTGGTGTGGGTACAGTGATGGATGCTAGAGAA GTGATGATTCTTATAACAGGTGCACATAAGGCTTTTGCATTGTACAAAGCAATTGAAGAAGGAGTCAATCATATGTGGAcagtttctgctttccagcaacACCCTCGTACTATCTTCGTGTGTGATGAAGATGCTACTTTAGAACTAAGAGTTAAGACTGTGAAGTACTTTAAAG GTTTAATGCATGTGCACAATAAGCTTGTGGACCCACTGTACagtatgaaagaaaactga
- the GUF1 gene encoding translation factor GUF1, mitochondrial isoform X2, whose amino-acid sequence MALAGRTAMWWARLRSPCPAAAPLCLPPWVPAGPVACERLYSSRGKEKLDMSTYPVESIRNFSIIAHVDHGKSTLADRLLEITGTIAKTDRNKQVLDKLQVERERGITVKAQSASLFYSHEGVNYLLNLIDTPGHVDFSYEVSRSLSACQGVILVVDANEGIQAQTVANFYLAFEAQLAIIPVINKIDLKNADPERVEKQIEKLFDIPIDECVRISAKQGTNVEKVLQKVIEKIPPPHCNTADPLKALVFDSTFDHYRGVIANIALFGGEIQKGHKIVSAHTKKRYEVNEVGILTPNEQPTHKLYAGQVGYLVAGMKEVTEAQIGDTLFSYKQPVEPLPGFKSAKPMVFAGMYPVDQTEYNNLKSALERLTLNDSSVTVHRDSSLALGAGWRLGFLGLLHMEVFNQRLEQEYNMSVILTAPTVPYKAILSSAKLIKEYGKAEITIINPAQFPDKLSVSEYLEPTVLGTIVTPHEYIGKIIALCQDRRAVQKDMLYIDEHRVMLKYLFPLNEIVVDFYDALKSLSSGYASFDYEDAGYQAADLIKMDILLNGNPVEELATIIHNDKAYATGKFLCERLKDAIPRQLFEIAIQAAIGKKIIARETLKAYRKNVVAKCYGGDITRRMKLLKRQAEGKKLMRKIGNVEVPRDAFIRVLKRQTDK is encoded by the exons ATGGCTCTCGCTGGCAGGACGGCGATGTGGTGGGCCCGGCTGCGgagcccctgccccgctgccgccccgctcTGCCTTCCGCCCTGGGTGCCCGCGGGGCCCGTGGCGTGCGAGCGGCTGTACAGCTCCCGCGGCAAG gaaaaattagATATGTCGACATATCCTGTGGAAAGTATTAGAAACTTCAGTATTATAGCTCATGTAGATCATGGCAAAAGTACACTAGCAGACAGATTGTTAGAAATTACAG gaACAATTGCTAAAACTGACCGTAATAAGCAAGTGCTGGATAAACTGCAAGTGGAACGCGAAAGAGGAATTACAGTTAAAGCGCAGTCTGCATCTCTCTTTTACAGTCATGAAGGAGTAAACTACCTCTTAAATCTTATTGACACGCCA ggcCACGTAGATTTCAGCTATGAAGTATCACGGTCGCTGTCTGCCTGTCAAGGTGTCATACTTGTAGTGGATGCAAATGAG GGTATTCAGGCTCAGACAGTGGCAAACTTCTATCTTGCTTTTGAAGCACAGCTTGCAATAATTCCTGTCATAAATAAG atcGACTTGAAGAATGCAGACCCTGAAAGAGttgaaaaacaaattgagaAGCTGTTTGATATCCCTATAGATGAATGTGTAAGG ATTTCTGCTAAACAAGGAACAAATGTTGAAAAAGTTCTTCAAAAGGTCATTGAGAAGATTCCACC GCCCCACTGTAATACTGCTGATCCATTGAAAGCCTTAGTATTTGACTCCACCTTTGACCACTACCGAGGCGTCATAGCTAACATTGCACTCTTTGGTGGGGAGATTCAGAAAGGGCATAAAATTGTATCtgcacacacaaagaaaagataCGAAGTAAATGAAGTCGGAATTCTGACTCCAAATGAGCAGCCAACGCATAAACT ATATGCTGGACAGGTGGGCTACCTGGTTGCTGGAATGAAAGAAGTAACAGAAGCCCAAATAGGAGACACACTGTTTTCATATAAACAGCCAGTGGAGCCTTTGCCTGGCTTTAAGTCAGCGAAGCCAATGGTTTTTGCAG GAATGTATCCTGTAGATCAAACAGAATATAATAATCTCAAAAGTGCTTTGGAAAGGCTGACATTGAATGACTCCAGTGTAACTGTTCATCGTGACAGTAGCCTTGCCTTAGGAGCTGGATGGAG gttggGTTTCCTTGGTCTTTTACATATGGAAGTTTTTAATCAACGTTTGGAGCAAGAGTATAACATGTCTGTTATTTTAACTGCACCTACGGTTCCTTATAAAGCTATTCTTTCCTCAGCAAAGTTGATAAAG gagTATGGTAAAGCGGAGATTACTATTATCAACCCTGCTCAGTTTCCTGATAAACTTTCAGTATCTGAATATTTGGAGCCAACTGTTCTTGGTACTATTGTAACACCTCATGAATATATTgggaaaataattgctttgtgTCAG GATCGTAGGGCAGTCCAGAAGGATATGTTGTACATTGATGAACACAGGGTTATGCTAAAGTACCTGTTCCCACTGAATGAAATTGTGGTGGATTTTTATGATGCTCTTAAGTCCCTGTCTTCTGGTTATGCAAG TTTTGATTATGAAGATGCAGGATACCAGGCAGCAGACCTTATCAAAATGGATATTCTTCTAAATGGAAATCCAGTTGAAGAACTGGCAACAATCATACACAA tgataAAGCATATGCTACTGGTAAATTCCTGTGTGAACGTTTAAAAGATGCTATACCTAGACAGTTGTTTGAAATAGCCATCCAGGCTGCTATtggcaagaaaataattgcaagaGAAAC gctGAAAGCTTACAGAAAAAATGTTGTGGCAAAATGT tATGGAGGAGACATTACAAGAAGAATGAAGCTTTTAAAGAGGcaggcagaagggaagaagttGATGAGAAAAATTGGCAATGTGGAAGTACCAAGAGATGCCTTTATTCGTGTTTTAAAGAGACAAACTGACAAATAG